From the Hippocampus zosterae strain Florida chromosome 13, ASM2543408v3, whole genome shotgun sequence genome, the window CAAAATGGGTCGAGCCAATGCTGGATTAGTCATACCGAGGGCAGTGGGTTGAGGATTTAACCCAGCTGTGTTTCCAAATAATATGAATTTTATTAATTAAATTGGGTACCCGCCGGTTGAGAATCACAAAAATAGGTTACCTCTCTCCTGCTGCTTGCGGTTCTCAATGATGCCAGGGGTATCAACAATTGTGACACTCTCCAGCAGCTTGTGGGGCATTTCAAATCCCACCAGCCTTTCAAGAAAGCCCTGGCCAAACTTCTCCAAGGGGGAGAAGGAACGCGAGCTGTCGGCTGCCATAACAATGCCCTCTATCGTGCGATACTTCTCGCCGTGCATTATGACGGTATACtcggaggttgtgggttcagcACCTGGTGGAAGGGTACACAGAACATAATGTATAGTATCTCTGAGCATTGACATATCAGTGCTTAGTTTTAACTGGAAGTACACCGGTACAATGTATGTCTTTAAAATATAATGCTGCGGTAAAGCAAGCAAAACACATGTGGACCAAAATGTGGAAGTTGGCACTAGTAGTACTCAAAGGCCGCATCCCATGAGCAAGGTATTAACCTTCACCTTCTCATTGTTGTATGTATGAATTGGAAAGAGTCGCATgtataatgaaagaaaaatgtataAACGAAGACTAATTTAGTAAATGAGTACAACAATAAGTTTAAGTATAATCTAAGCTTGCactggtcaacacatttttaaaaagtattgtaAAGACAACGTATTTTAGGAATAAGGGATGCAAGCAaacttttcaaaattatttttttgcaatgtgtcCGCATCCATTTTTCTCTCTTGAatatcaggttttcataataataataataacaataataataattgatatATGATCATATTTACTAAGATTTATACATTAACGGTTGGGTTCCGCAACAGGTGGAGTTTTCCCAAAAACTATGAATAACGCCGCGTGGTAAAACCTAGAGGTTGGCACGGTGGTCGGCACGTTGGgcaaatggttagcacgtcagcctcacagtgtggaggtgcagggttcgtttCCGGCTCCTGCCTTCTGTgtgttgcatgttctcgccgggcctgcgtgggttttctctgggtactctggttttctcccacattccaaaaacatgcatggcaagttaatggaacaatctaaattgtgcCTGGAAGggagtatgagcgtggatggttgtttgtctatgtgtctccaagcaaccagttctgggtgtaccccacctactgcccatcGAAagcgggataggctccagcacccttgtgaggataaaccgaTTAATAATTGATGGATGGCAAAATCTGTATTGTACAAGCTATTATAGGTCAAACTTAataacaacatcaacaaaatatCTTGTATAGGGGTACATAACATCATCTCTGATtccaatttgctgttgaccaggcttatttttttaattcattatgcAATGTGAATATCTTTAACAACAGAGTATTTACCCCCTTGGTTATTGTGTGTGTCATTTGCGTTTAACTACAATTCAGTCAATCATCATAAACTGTTCTTTTGGATGAAAATATCCATTCATGACTATTTCTACATTTTGGACAATCCATGTAAGCACATTCACTTACCTGTGTATAGTTCTTGAGGGGTGTCATGAAGACCCAGCAGGTAGTTGATCATGGAGGACTTGCCCACACTCCAGGGTCCAAGGAACAACACCATGGGCTTAGAAATGATTTCCCCATCTACAATGTGGAAGCAAAGGAGAACATGACCAGATATTGAGTGACTGACAGCTAGCATGTCTCATAAATGAAATTCTCAAATGCAatttctaaaaagaaaaatcatgaaGCCACCCGTGTTTTCAGGACTTCCCTGACCTGATTTcttgtgccatcttgtggccatAACCTTTGATCTTTCAAAATCACAGATGGAGCGTCCCAGCTTGGCTCAGATATTAATTGCTCTATACTTTCTGAGATACACATTAATAATATGACACAGTCAGTGTGATTTAACCTGTGACTTCATGCTGCCTGAGTTCATTGTACTTGAAGGCTTGCTCCACTGGTTTGATGGCTGTGTGGTAGATGTTCAGTAGCTTCTTCATTGCAGCTGGACACAAACAGTCGAGATTGAGAACATGACAGGTCAAAAACGGTAAAGAGACATTTTGGGTAAAGTGTTACAGTGCACACTGGCTCATTTATTTCTAACAGAAAAGTCTCAAAGGACTTCACCTGCCCCCAGTTGAGAAATATACACGACATCCCCTGAGCTTAAACcccaggagggcaaggaaaaaacaaacaaacaaacaaacccaaaaaaaaccatttgGGGTAAAATGGGAtaccttgagaaggggctgcAGATGGGTGTTTGTTCCTGGGTTTGATATTGAAAGTTTGATTCAGTTTCTTACCTGACAACTGGGCCGAGGGTTCAGCAGCAGCCAGTCGTAGTGTGTCCTCAATATGGGAGCGGTCCCTCAATGCTCGACCCTCATTTGCTTTTCCTGATTGGTGGAGTAGACGATCAATCGGAATTCTTGACGGTACTAAACCTTCATGTAGAAGTGCTAACTCATATTATGAAAAGTTGTTAATTAATCTATGGCATCATAATGAAATGTAGGTATTCATGGTTTGGATGGTTGTCTTGAAAAGCTTTTTTCTGATACAAAACAGTCATGAAATGCAATCCCCGTGTCAAATGCTTCCAAGCGAGTGTACCACCTGTGCTCAGAACAGGATTGACTATTATATCATCCTGTAAAACATCTATCAGTCTATTCACTTCCTTTGCTATTTTGGTCTGTTTATTTCTGTACCAGAGGTTGTTGCTAATTCCTTTTTAGCCACACACAGTATCATGTTCAGCGGGATTCAGGTGGCTGGGAAAGAAAGACGCTGAGAAAGATCTCTTCAGTGCCATGACCCTTAACATTTAAATGGTGATTCCATTCATTGCAGTTGCAATTAGGTAAGCGTTTTAAAAATGTCAGATGTGGTCTGCGCAAAGACCATGAATATGCAACAACTTTCTATAACCTTCCTTAGGTTTGCTGGAACCTCCTTCAGCTGATTTTGGGTAGGAGGCGGGGTTTCCGTAGGTCACCAGCCGATTGCAGGGTACAtacagacaaataaccattcacacttactgtacattcataccaccaaaaaaaaaaagtcttcagttAACTTTACGTgagtgttttgggaatgtggtagCAAGCTGCAGTTCGGTTGATAATTTCAATGTCGGTTAATATACAAATGATTGTGTATGGGTGAAACCACTGATGTGCATTGATTGGATTTGTATTTTGATGTCCATTTATTCTTGATTTCTATCAGTTATGTACAGTTGTGCAGTTGAAATCTGGGTCGATACAAGTTTGCACTTGCTGCATGGCTAATATGATATGccgatgtacagtatttattggttGTTGTAGAAGCATGCTGTCCGTACCTTTGGCATGCGCAGACTCCTTCAGCTCCTCAGGAGTGTCTTCTACTTCAGTAGCCTCTTTAGATGTTTCTTCTCCAAGAACTTCCACTGATTCTGCCTCAGCAGACTCAGGTGTGACTTCTTCATCGACCTGTATTTCAGGAATGACTTCTGACTCTGCTTCCTGCTTTGAAATCGCTTCTGGCTCAGAAACAAGTGAAATTTCTGGTGCATCTActccaatgtcattttttgttatttctggCCTTTCTTCTTGACGTTCTGATATCACTTCTGCTTCAATATTGTATTCAGCTTCAGGTGCGAATATCACTTCTGGTTCAACTTCAAATTCTGATTCGTGTTTGGATGTTACTTGTGCCCCAGCTTGATATTCTGATTCATATTCTGATATCACTTCAGGTTCAACTTCATATTCTGTTTCTTGTTGTAATAGCCCCTCTGGTTCAGCTCCATGTTCTGCTTCAGGCTCAGATGTAACTTCTGTGTCAGGTTCATATATTGCTTCAGGTTCTGGTATCATTTCTGGGTCAGCATCTTGTTCTTCAGCTTCTGACAAGACCTGGAGGTCACTGTCGTAATCTGTTAACTGTGCTTCAGTTTTAGATGTCACTTTTGGCTCTACAGGTTCACCACTCATACCAAGAATGTCCTCGGGCTCCGACTTAGCATCTTCAAAGGCTTCCTCCTCCACGACATCTTTGAACACAATTTCCTCCATAGCTACTTCTCTCTCCTGTGtctcctcctctgtttcctcATCTTCTGAATTAGCACCGGGAGGGGTAACTACTTCATCTTTTGATAATTCATCCTCTGTATCTTCCCTTTTTTGTTCCTTATCTATGACCTCTCCTGCAGAAGATCCAACCTCACCAactgtttcattttcattagTTTCCTCCACAACGGATGCGTCATGTTCATCAGATGCCACTTCCACTTGGTTCTCCACCTCTGCGGCGTCTTGGAGAGCAGCTTCCTCTTGTTTTCTTCCAATGCTGTTTTCCTCAATGGTGGAAGCCTCGGTTTGCACCATCTCAGTTGGTTCTTCTTCATGCCGTGAGAGTGAGGCTGATTCTTTCTCAGACACAGCTGCTGTTGGAGTACAAGGTTGACACACTGGTCTCTCCGGGGCTGGGGTGTCGTTGGACGAGCTTAGGCTGGGATGCTCCTCTGCTGTGCCACATCCACAGGAGAAGACGTTTCCCTCGGGCTCCTGGAGCCGTAGAGGAACCAGTGGGTCTTCGTCGGGTATGGATGAGCCTGGCACCAaaccacagaaaaaaagaagaaaggagagaatGTTATCGTACATCCGTACACCATGTTGAGGTGTAATTTTTCACATATAAGACATAACTATTTTATATCCTCATTTATAACACATTGTCATACAGTGAATTGTATACAATTACAtacaatgtgctgtatgttataAAAAACAGTTTGGAATAAGCTGCtgaataataagatatcctttatttgtcccaaacTGGAGAAATTTACAAATTTAAGTGATTCATGCAAAAGATAACGTAACAAGTCCTTACACAAAAGtaaggagtacccggagaaaacccacgcaggcctggggagaacatgcaaactccacacagggaggtcgcagctggaattgaacacagtacctccacactgtgaggttaacgtgctaaccactggaccatcagGGCGCCCataacacatacagtacattgcgAGAAAAAAGGTCTTGCGTGTCATCTTTAGGATTTTTTACAACCATATTTTGActagaaaataatgtgaaacaaATATGGTGTCTGTCTGGAGGAGTTTGCTtcaaccaggggtgtcaaacacatgtttgtcatgggccactctggagttgcgtcttcccttggagggctgttatgacagtgcaaccgaataaatgtttaatcatctcattgtattattacttgtagacaacatattgatagattactagttttgaaatgacTCAAGTtaaccttatgttaactgttttgtaaagcgctttgttacagctgccgctgttgtgaaagcgctatataaatcagcatgtattgtattgtattgtattgtatttgtttgttttttgttcaattattcttCAAGTGAATGTAAACATGGAaccaaattattgcaaaatctaaaCGTTATTTATGACAGAGACAACTTGACATTTCGCTAcaaattttagcaaggatcctGGAAGTTGATCCacctgatttgtttttgtgggccacataaaatgaggtggcgaaccagatctggcccccaggccttaagtttgacaccagtgtctTAAACTTTCACCTAattgtgaaatatttgtttGCGTTACAGTTGCACTCTTGTTCATGTTGGCTTAGCTGGCTCATTTACCTTCCTTTGAGGATCCTTAattcttcattttaaaaaaatccagcgAGTTGTATTCTAGTTTTGGTACAAGGATTTGGTTTATGAGATTTGGTTTATCTGGACTATGATGCAAGCAGTATCCTCACTCTTGCAATAACTTCCTATTCTCTTCCTCTATTTCAAGGTACTGATTCACATATTAAGCTATTCATTGCAGATGATGTGCTTTGCTAGCTTATCACTCCCTCGAGATTGTCATCATTCAAGTTCATGGGTCGAATGTCACATGTTCATTGTGCCACCGTGTTGCCGTAATTATAGTATAGGATAAAAGGAGGTTGGTCTTTACTTCAATGTTCCCCAAATGTCAGCAAGTAAGTTTCGATTTAAAGGCTGCTTTAGGACTTACAAAAGTGGTTGTAACTTCCAGTGAATGTTTCGCAATGAactttggaaatactgtacagtcaaCAATTTCCAAGTGAATCAATGATATGGTTGATAGGAATTACCGGTAAGCGGATATTTGGGTCATTTGTACAaactgtaaaatattttaaaataacagtCAGCATTTTGTCTTGCCATAGGCAGACATTCTTGCAAACTCATTTCCacccatgcttttttttgttgttattcccAGGTGACTTTGAGCAAGGGGCAAAATCTACATAGGAATGCATGATTTGGGATTCAGACCCACAAACTCTCCATTGTGATAACCACCACTTTCGGCCACCATCCTGCCTGCAAATAAATATAGGCATACGGTATTTTCAAATGTTCGATTTCTCTCCATAATACATGATTActttattccaaaataaatcaaattactCTATATAGTAAAGaccagttagttagttagtttcaCTTTTCAATAACACTGTCAGTATTTTGTGACATGCTTActattgtggttgtagttctCATTGGCGTAAAGTGGTGGTTTTGTGTTTAGCTTCAAAAATCATATGACaaaattttttaatattctttcAGTGTGATGGTATACAATTCTACCCTACGGcaccataataataaacatactgtacagttaAATTAATAAATCTCTGACAGGTGTCACTCAAAACTAAACTTTATTCGTTTCCATTGTGATACTTGTAGCACAGCGTATAAAGTGTATATTGTTTATTGGTTCACTGTTTTCGCAacagacttcctgtgtgtgtgtgtgcgtgtgtgcttgtgtgtgtgtgtgtgtgtgaccacaACTTGAAACTATGTTCTTGCTTGGGAATTGAGGCACATGTTACTACTGCAAGCAAATCTGTACATTCTCAGTATATTCTTGTCCTTTATGTGCTTTAGCATGTCTGTTGCAGGCACTGTGATCCCAGAAAGACAAATGAACAATTTTACATGAGACAATGAGCTTGATCTAAATGCCACAATCATGAAATACAATTGGGTTGGCGTATAACCTCAAGTTCATGTATCTGTGTGTGCATATTCGTTTAATAAAGACAGCTATGGATTCTGGAAAGCCACAAAGAGATCAGTGAGGTGAGTATCTGGTGACGATTCACCTCGACAAATGCATGACGTGTGACTTCAGCTGTTTGCTGGGTCCAAAATGAAGCTATTCAAGGACACACAAGGGTATCCTTATTGAGTTTATAGTGCAAACTAATAGCATATAAACCTCTTTACAACTAGTTCAGATGTTAATAGAATTACTATCAATGTTGCATTGAAAGATCcgaaaataataatgaagaaaGAATTAGTGGAAAATGAACTTATTTCACAGTTATTAACTGGTGTTTTCAGTGGGCGCATGTGGGTGTAGGGTATGCAATGAGCCCAAGGCGATCTGTCAACGTTGTCTCTCCAAGAGAATGAGAATAAGCAGCAGGCAGAACATTTTCCATCAGCTGGTGTCCCACCTCAGGCTGACATTTCTATTTTATACCCTCAAAACTCCAAACTGCGCCTCATCAATATTTGACAAACTTTTTCAGTATTGTTCTGTAATTGGATTCCTATATACATTTTTGAAGTTATCTTTTGAGCTCTGGGTAAAAATAGTTCAAAAAGTACAGTATGCCACTATTTTCTCTATATGCTTCCTGAGCAATAATTTAGTGTCCACACCCCATGAACACATTTAGCGTGTAGTCATTCTGTTGAAGTGTACAAGCACTCCCTCACTTTGACGCATACATGCCTCATGCAAGCTGCACTTCACAAACATAAAGCACCGCTGCACTGACATGTTTCAGCACAAACTCCAAAGCCTCTCAGCCATACCTGCAGCAGTGAGAGCCAGCAGAGCCAGAACACAGCACACATGGACCAGAGACTTCATTTTGGCTGCCAGgagcctccccctcctcttcccgGGATATATATACCCCTCAGACAGAATTAGGGGGCATGTGCCCAGCGGAGGTGGGACAGAGCAACTGTTTTCTTACCCTGATTGGTTATTTCAGCAACCTTTTGAAGCTTCTACCCCTACTTTGGATTCCAGCACTAAAAAACTAGCATAATTATGAGTGTTGTACACAATACTGTACACAGTTACTCTACTATTCAGTAGTATACTATGAAATGTTGATGACTTCAGAGTAGAAACgttttttgtaatttaaaatgaataaataaagttaCATAATTAATTAAACATACAGAGAGGGAGCAACGCTTGAGTCATTGTACCTTCATGAACGAATTAGTTTGTGGAAATTAAATGAATTATGAATGTTTCAGCAGCATGGTAACGCAGTATTTCCCAACCAGGGTGCTAGTGTGCCACGAGAGACAGGTGCGGATACTACTGTGCTATGTACGAAAGAGGAGACAGGCACATAAACCATACTAACAAGGACACTTAGATCCATTACGACAATTTATTTAAGGACAACTTTTAAACTCCTAATTGTCTTGAAAATGTACAACTTATAGACacgccaaaaacaaaccaacacacacatacaaatacacacaaaacccTTCCACCATGGGGGACTCGTACTAACAGTTTTCCGGTTGACTGCAGGAAAGAAGAGTAAAGATCACAATTTAAAGCATGTAAGCATACTGCCAAACACAAGCATAATGGATGTTTCCTGAGTCATTGTCAGAAAGTTCTCAAAACAGCATTCCGAGTTCAACATTTTATAGGTATGCAGTAATCAGTCAGTTCATGTTCCTAGTCGGATAACGAGACACGGGAACTCCCTCATCTCAGATATCCGGTTTATAAACCGGAAGCGATTTTTTTGAAGCTCTTGATTGGCTCAGGGCTGTTGCTATGACTTCTGTTCCAGACGCTTTGGCGTCTGCAAATTCTCACGTCTTCCACAAAGCTATCCTTTCATCATGTGGCTGCCTAGTACCGCAAGTACCCTGTGTTCAAATgtagtttgaaaataatttgaaacaagGCGTAGCTTCGTGGGGTCAAACCTCAGCACCTAATAGAACGAAGAAAACATCTAATCTCATCAATATGAAGGTTGGTATTACGTAAATATTACTGTATTTTGGGTTAGCAAAACATAATTGAGTTAAAAAAGAATGAACATGTCTTCACTTAGCGAGCGGCTTGCTAAAGGTAGTGCTCATCAGATAACGAAACCTTTTGAAAAACGTTGACAAGTTTGTAGTGGAACTGATTTTCATGTCAGCTTCTTGTTAATCGCATTAAGCGTATACTGCCTTACACAGCTACTGGATGCGACCAATTCTTGTTATCCTGAAGTCTGCGTGTGCTCACCACCACGTATTTACCATTGGACACTTTTACACATGTTGTACATGCAAAAAGATGCCGTTATTTGCCTAACCTTCCTGACCGGATGTAATGATTTGTCATACGTTGTAACTGTTGAAGTACTGTACCTTTATTTTGACTAAATTAGAAAATGGTCTTCAGCCAAATGTCCTGATTGTGTCCACAGAGCATTTTTACTCTCATAGACAATGCTTGGATGGGCTCGAAGTTATTGTACAAGTGGCAGACATCCCTTGGAAATTATATAGCTGTTGCAGGGTGAGTGAAAATGAATGCCACGTGAAATACAAAGTTTGACCTGACTAAATCCATACACAATGTATACAACCCAACAGACAAGACAGCTCAGTGAAAATATTTGATCGCCATGGACACAAGTGGACTGAAATCAGCCTTCCAGGGTATGTGTCAGAGAATAGATGTTAAAATATGAGTCCAAAGATGTGTTTGAAATAATGCTCCGCTTTTTCATGTTCTCCTAGACGTTGTGTGGGAATGGACTGGGATAAGGACGGGGACATTTTGGCAGTGATAGCAGCAAAATCCAGCTCCATATACTTATGGGATGCCAGTATCAATAAAACTTCAAAGATCGATAGTGGAATGAGGTATACTTGCATTCAGTCTTGTGCAATTTAGATGAACTGTTTGAACAATGCTATGATGGCTGTATATAAgtaccgtaactacaatgttaATCAGTAGTGAAAATACATTCTCCTATTTGGTAATTTATCTGGATTGTCACCAAAAGTAATGGTTTCTTCCTTGGTACACACTCCAACTTTCTACAAAGCTCAGTGGACATCTATTTGCATAATCCTGCTTTATGTGTCCCGCTGTTCACTGGTTCTAGTTAAATTAGATGCACTGAAAATGGGAATTTAATCCACTAAATTAGTGGTGAAGATTGAATTTTTAAAactatatatttaatattaattCAACATTTATTCGTCATATTTTCCATGTTGCTCAGACAAACAGACTCGTTTCAGAGGTGCAatgatttcaaaaaaatattttccccgACAGAGATCACATTTCTCTCATTGTGTGGTCAAAAATGGGGCCCCTGCTGGCAGCCGGCACTGCCAAAGGAAACCTGTTGATCTACAATCAGCAGACCTCACACAAGATTCCAATTTTAGGTAAATGACATAACAAGCATGATCGCTTTCAGCATTTCTGCTCGGTTTATATCATTCTTCTCTCACCTCTGTTGCCATGCATGGTAGGCAAACATACCAAGAAAATAACCTGTGGCTGCTGGAATGCTCAGAATTTACTGGCCCTTGGCTGCGATGACAACAATCTGAGCATCAGCAATCAAGAGGGGGACACAATCCGAGAGGTGGTCACatggaaaacacaaacacattgcagcatgcagctgcacacctttgCTGTTATACTGTATAAGGGTCACACATTTAATTTACATTACTGGAGCTCTGTGTAAGGGAAATAGAAGTAACTATAAACAAGTAACATGACATCATAGTAAACACATGTGATTACAATGTACTGAgcagacatgtttttattttgttacagaTAAAACTGCGTGGTGCACCTGCAGACATTTACTTTTCCATGATGAAGACTAGCGAAAGGAATTCCCAAGGAGAGAACACTGTGAGTTTCAGTGTGTTCTTTTTCAATGGCACTTTCAACAGATGATTTTCTCTGgttactctggcttcctcccacatccccaaagCATGCTTCTCAAGTAGATTGACGATTCTAAATTGCTCTAAAAGTGTTAAtgggagcgtgaatggttgtttgactcgagaggttaagcgggacaaaaaaatgtatggctGGTGAACTCATTAGGTCTACATCCCAATAAACTACTACCACTACAGTAAGTGTACAGTTTAACTAATGACGGTTTGatttcaataaaatgcatttacgATGATTTCAGTTTAGGCAGACTTTCTGACATCACTTGCATTGTATTTTATCAGTGTACATAAAGTGTATAAATAGAATTGCATTGCATAAGCTTACTTACATGGCATTTGATTGTCTAGGTGAGTGTCTGCGTGGACAAGAAAATCTTGGTCCTTTTCAGCATCACCAATACCGAAGACTGGTATGAGCTGGCGTTTGAGGCGAGTTATGGGCGCATCGTCTCTTATCGCTGGTacggcacacacgcacaacattACATAAGGtctttgggtatttttttaaaaagcactatGATGGTGTTTTATTACTATTGTGGCAAAATGCACACATTGAATATTCTCTGGAATTTTCTTCCACTTTTATCAGGTTTGGTGATGGCTATATTCTCATTGGCTTCTCCCATGGGTACTTTGTGGTCATTTCCACTCATGTCAGAGAGATTGGGCATGAGCTCTGTCAGGCTCGCAACCATAAAGACAGTCTTAACAGTGTAGCCATCTCATCCGCATTAAACAAGGCCGCCTCTTGTGGGGACAACAGGTATGTATAACCTCTTAATGGAGGTTACGCTTCAGTGAGGTAGGATGAATCAAACTAAATCCTTGTGTACGTTGCAGCATAAAGATCCATGATCTCTCTGACCTCAAATACATTAGCAACGTGATTCAGCTGGAGGATGAGACAAAAGGTGAGGAAGTTTCCTGCTATTACAGTAGTTTGAAATGTACCCTGCACGTTTCTCTCCGATGGCCTTCTCAAACTACCTGACTTTTTTCGTTGTTCAAAATTTTTTGGTTGTCGTCGCGCTGTCAGACTACCAGTTAAATATCGTTTGGGTCTTGGACCGTGCGAAACGTTACACCTACAAGTCTGTCACCGACCAGTCACCGTTCAATCGTTGCTTGCTCATGtcaagattcagtccatcgGCGCAGGTCTGACAGAGAGCCAATGTCAAAGTCATGTTGATGGAGGCATTATGTGCATGTGTTTCTTGCacagaaaaaactaaaaataaaaattagaaaAAGGTACTATGCATCCGTTCCTGCATGGTGGGAAGAGGGTAGTATGGACTGTCGATTCACCAAAACGAACTTCATGATCACGGATTGGTTGAATGACACCACGTTTGCTAATCAGCTACTAGCTTGGCAATTAGCAAACGTAGCAGGAGTTGAAATAAGATGTATACTTTCCAAGATTTCCCCTTTTGTTCCagtcactttttaaatactgtacaccacATTGTGATTGTGTGCGCCACTTCCAGTCTCACATCAGAAGTAGGAGGGCACTCTCTTCCCATTGGTCAATGCCGACAAATCAGTCGAAGGACCTCGTGGGACATGTCACCCTACACAACAAGACGAACAAAAATTCTGACAGGCTAAACTTTCGTCGTTGTCGAGTATGTCACAATACACGGGCTCAGATGCGCCAAGACATCTCAAAATCAGCTACAAAACACTACATTTGTCTGCCACGCATCTGTCGGCTTGACTTGTACCATGTCGGCTCAGGTCTGGACCAGCTGAGTTGGACAGATGATGGCCAGCTGTTGGCAGTATCCACACAGAGGGGCACTCTTCATGTCTTCCTCACAAAGCTTCCTATTCTGGGGGACAGTTTTGGAACCAGACTGGCTTACCTTACGTCTCTGCTGGAGGTCACAGTGTCAAACTATGGGGTGAGGACTTGCATTTATTGGAACCTGAAAGACTCCTCACTGGACTCATTGTGTGCCTTAGTAACTCAGTTGTTTTGCAGATACCTCCTGTGGCCATACAAGTGGAAGTCGAACCAACTTTCGTTGCTGTGGGACCTTACCATGTTGCTGTTGGAATGAACAACAAAGCCTGGTTCTATGCACCACTTCTGGAACAAGAATCTGGTGTGTGTCATGTTTAACAATCGTCCATTACGTCAGATCACTTCACGCGGCTCGTTTTAATGGACTATTTTTGTTCAGCTTTTACCAAACTGAGGGAGATTGAGTACTTCGGGACAGTTGCCAACATGTGTCTTAATGCAAAATATGCCGCAGCTTTGTTTAATGGTAAAGTGCAACTACACATGGTAAGTCACATTTACTTATGTTCTGTGTCCATTAGCTTATTAGTGAattccacacaaaaaatatttatgctTGTTACCTTGTTTGATTTCAAGATCGATGGCAGTGAGCAGGAGGAGAGGAAGCAAATGAAGTTGTTCCCAGACGATGACAGAAAAGGTCGGATCCTTTGCCATGCTCTCACCGCTGACTTC encodes:
- the LOC127613697 gene encoding sarcalumenin-like produces the protein MKSLVHVCCVLALLALTAAGSSIPDEDPLVPLRLQEPEGNVFSCGCGTAEEHPSLSSSNDTPAPERPVCQPCTPTAAVSEKESASLSRHEEEPTEMVQTEASTIEENSIGRKQEEAALQDAAEVENQVEVASDEHDASVVEETNENETVGEVGSSAGEVIDKEQKREDTEDELSKDEVVTPPGANSEDEETEEETQEREVAMEEIVFKDVVEEEAFEDAKSEPEDILGMSGEPVEPKVTSKTEAQLTDYDSDLQVLSEAEEQDADPEMIPEPEAIYEPDTEVTSEPEAEHGAEPEGLLQQETEYEVEPEVISEYESEYQAGAQVTSKHESEFEVEPEVIFAPEAEYNIEAEVISERQEERPEITKNDIGVDAPEISLVSEPEAISKQEAESEVIPEIQVDEEVTPESAEAESVEVLGEETSKEATEVEDTPEELKESAHAKGKANEGRALRDRSHIEDTLRLAAAEPSAQLSAAMKKLLNIYHTAIKPVEQAFKYNELRQHEVTDGEIISKPMVLFLGPWSVGKSSMINYLLGLHDTPQELYTGAEPTTSEYTVIMHGEKYRTIEGIVMAADSSRSFSPLEKFGQGFLERLVGFEMPHKLLESVTIVDTPGIIENRKQQERGYPYNEVCQWFIDRADLIFLVFDPTKLDVGGELEMLFRQMKGRESQIRIILNKADSLTTQDLMRVYGALFWSMAPLINVTEPPRVYVSSFWTQEYAVDTSRELFMKEETSLLEDLNQVIENQIENKIAFIRQHGIRVRIHALLVDRYLQTYHEKLGWFGDPHEVFHDIVTDPDKYYIFKSILAKTNVSKFDLPSKEAYQDFFGVNPLSNFQQLSYHCSWTRGCMLDRLEKAISYELPALLMSVSKKAPALAKPASTPATLLSDTCEGPKCEEKPKNRWRRQ